One genomic region from Haloterrigena gelatinilytica encodes:
- a CDS encoding NADH-quinone oxidoreductase subunit D has product MSTGLERDRVPVEVTEDDLEAIVGDRALARDDHLNAPGFVVRPDDVRDVLSDLKERAGFDHLSNLTAQQYEDRYESIYHLTKYADRTQEVSIVVPTPIDDPVSESAAPVFSTADWHEREAFDLVGIDYEGHPDPRRILLPETWQGHPLSKDYDQEKPQLVTLTDHANPIQPDHHDAESDTMFLNIGPHHPATHGVLHLETVLDGETVVDVDPDIGYLHRCEEQMCQNGTYRHQIMPYPDRWDYVSAGLLNEWAYARVAEDLADIEVPDYAQVIRTMGAELCRIASHMLALATFALDVYGDFTAIFQYGMRDREVVQDILEDLTGQRLMFNYFRLGGVAWDLPEPRDEFVAKTRDFLDELPAKVDEYHDLLTSNEIFQVRTHDTGIIEPDVAKDYGCTGPVARGSGIDYDLRRDDPYGYYDELEWDVVTEPGCDNYSRVLVRMQEVEESAKIIEQCLDLLEDWPEDEREIQANVPRTLKPDADTEVYRAVEGAKGELGIYIRADGTDKPARFKIRSPCFHNLSALPEMANGEYVPDLIASLGSLDIVLGEVDR; this is encoded by the coding sequence ATGAGCACGGGACTCGAACGCGACCGAGTGCCGGTCGAGGTCACCGAGGACGACCTCGAGGCGATCGTCGGCGATCGCGCGCTCGCGCGCGACGATCACCTGAACGCGCCCGGATTCGTCGTCCGCCCGGACGACGTCCGGGACGTCCTCTCGGATCTGAAAGAGCGGGCCGGGTTCGACCACCTCTCGAACCTGACCGCCCAGCAGTACGAGGATCGGTACGAGTCGATCTACCACCTGACCAAGTACGCCGACCGCACCCAGGAGGTCTCGATCGTCGTTCCGACGCCGATCGACGACCCGGTCAGCGAGTCCGCCGCGCCGGTGTTCTCGACGGCCGACTGGCACGAGCGAGAGGCCTTCGACCTCGTCGGCATCGACTACGAGGGCCATCCGGACCCGCGACGGATCCTCCTGCCGGAAACCTGGCAGGGACACCCGCTCTCGAAGGATTACGACCAGGAGAAACCGCAGCTGGTCACCCTCACGGACCACGCCAATCCGATCCAGCCGGACCACCACGACGCCGAGTCGGACACGATGTTCCTGAACATCGGTCCCCACCATCCGGCGACCCACGGCGTGCTTCACCTCGAGACGGTGTTAGACGGGGAGACGGTCGTCGACGTCGACCCCGACATCGGCTACCTCCACCGCTGCGAGGAGCAGATGTGCCAGAACGGCACGTACCGCCACCAGATCATGCCCTACCCGGACCGCTGGGACTACGTCTCGGCGGGGCTGTTGAACGAGTGGGCCTACGCGCGCGTCGCGGAGGATCTGGCCGACATCGAGGTGCCCGACTACGCCCAGGTCATCCGAACCATGGGCGCCGAACTCTGTCGGATCGCCTCCCACATGCTCGCGCTGGCGACGTTCGCGCTGGACGTCTACGGCGACTTCACCGCCATCTTCCAGTACGGGATGCGCGATCGGGAAGTCGTCCAGGACATCCTCGAGGACCTCACCGGCCAGCGGCTCATGTTCAACTACTTCCGGCTGGGCGGGGTCGCCTGGGATCTGCCGGAACCCCGCGACGAGTTCGTCGCGAAGACGCGGGACTTCCTCGACGAACTGCCGGCCAAGGTCGACGAGTACCACGACCTGCTCACCAGCAACGAGATCTTCCAGGTCCGAACTCACGACACCGGCATTATCGAGCCCGATGTGGCGAAGGACTACGGCTGTACGGGGCCCGTCGCCCGCGGCTCGGGCATCGACTACGACCTCCGGCGCGACGACCCCTACGGCTACTACGACGAACTCGAGTGGGACGTCGTCACCGAGCCGGGCTGTGACAACTACAGCCGCGTTCTCGTGCGCATGCAGGAGGTCGAGGAGTCGGCCAAGATCATCGAGCAGTGTCTCGACCTGCTCGAGGACTGGCCCGAAGACGAGCGGGAGATCCAGGCCAACGTGCCGCGGACGCTGAAGCCGGACGCCGACACCGAAGTCTACCGCGCCGTCGAAGGCGCGAAGGGCGAACTCGGCATCTACATCCGGGCCGACGGCACCGACAAGCCGGCCCGATTCAAGATCCGCAGCCCGTGTTTCCACAACCTCTCGGCGCTGCCGGAGATGGCGAACGGCGAGTACGTGCCGGACCTGATCGCGTCGCTCGGTAGCTTAGATATCGTTCTCGGGGAGGTGGACCGATAA
- the nuoL gene encoding NADH-quinone oxidoreductase subunit L gives MVGTGAGPFSYAPAIALFPLAAFVISLVFGRQLPKKGAIPGIFATAASLLFSLWMFATVAGGETYHETLYEWSAGAVTTEVGAEEIAFSFGLLIDPLSALMLIIVSLVAFLVHVFSLGYMNDEGETGLPRYYASLGLFTFSMLAFVYADNLLMAFMFFELVGLCSYLLIGFWFRTKSAPSAAKKAFLVTRFGDYFFLIGVVAIASTFGTVAFAGEESFVAAAETAIEDGTTLFGFDAQTWVTITGLLVLGGVIGKSAQFPLHTWLPDAMEGPTTVSALIHAATMVAAGVYLVARMFGYYALSPTALSIIAFVGGFTALFAATMGVVKDDIKQVLAYSTISQYGYMMLGMGVGGYVAGVFHLMNHAFFKALLFLGSGAVIVLMHHEQDMWKMGGLKDKAPITYYTFLAGALALAGIVPFSGFWSKDEVLFDALIVGLEEPVILAAYAMGLLAVFFTGFYTFRMVFLTFHGEPRTETAEDPHGVGWSIKAPLVVLGLLAALVGFVNLAPIAKVAGMDITFLEYWLDGEYGYVEGLTYHHYHEMVAFEEGYIGSETTTMLLSAGLSLGLALAGAFAAHTLYNVPEPKRHTTKIGGAYTVLRHNYYQDEYQVWLAEGLTLPLARTADLFDRSVIDGAVNGVSGASLFGSSWVKRIQTGLVTNYAALIVAGFIALLLGLGLYGGWF, from the coding sequence ATGGTAGGAACTGGTGCAGGCCCATTCAGTTACGCTCCGGCGATCGCACTGTTCCCGCTCGCGGCGTTCGTCATCTCGCTCGTCTTCGGCCGACAGCTGCCGAAGAAGGGCGCGATTCCGGGTATCTTCGCGACGGCAGCCTCGCTGCTGTTCTCGCTGTGGATGTTCGCGACGGTCGCGGGCGGCGAAACGTATCACGAGACGCTCTACGAGTGGTCGGCCGGCGCGGTCACGACCGAGGTCGGCGCCGAGGAGATCGCCTTCTCCTTCGGCCTGCTGATCGATCCGCTGTCGGCGCTGATGCTGATCATCGTCTCGCTGGTCGCCTTCCTCGTCCACGTCTTCAGCCTCGGATACATGAACGACGAGGGAGAGACCGGGCTGCCGCGGTACTACGCCAGCCTCGGGCTCTTCACCTTCAGCATGCTCGCGTTCGTCTACGCGGACAACCTGCTGATGGCGTTCATGTTCTTCGAACTCGTCGGCCTCTGTTCGTACCTGCTGATCGGGTTCTGGTTCCGGACGAAGTCGGCCCCCTCGGCCGCGAAGAAGGCGTTCCTCGTCACCCGCTTCGGCGACTACTTCTTCCTGATCGGCGTCGTCGCCATCGCGTCGACGTTCGGGACGGTCGCCTTCGCCGGCGAGGAGTCGTTCGTCGCCGCCGCCGAGACGGCCATCGAGGACGGAACGACGCTGTTCGGCTTCGACGCCCAGACGTGGGTGACGATCACCGGGCTGCTCGTGCTCGGCGGAGTCATCGGCAAGTCCGCGCAGTTCCCGCTGCACACCTGGCTGCCCGACGCGATGGAAGGCCCGACCACCGTCTCCGCGCTCATTCACGCGGCGACGATGGTCGCGGCCGGCGTCTATCTCGTGGCGCGGATGTTCGGCTACTACGCGCTCTCGCCGACCGCGCTGTCGATCATCGCCTTCGTCGGCGGCTTCACCGCCTTATTCGCCGCGACGATGGGCGTCGTCAAGGACGACATCAAGCAGGTGCTGGCGTACTCGACGATCAGCCAGTACGGCTACATGATGCTGGGGATGGGCGTCGGCGGCTACGTCGCCGGGGTCTTCCACCTCATGAACCACGCCTTCTTCAAGGCGCTGCTGTTCCTCGGCTCCGGCGCCGTCATCGTCCTCATGCACCACGAACAGGACATGTGGAAGATGGGCGGCCTGAAGGACAAGGCGCCGATCACCTACTACACGTTCCTCGCGGGCGCGCTCGCGCTCGCGGGAATCGTCCCGTTCTCCGGCTTCTGGTCGAAAGACGAGGTGCTGTTCGACGCCCTGATCGTCGGCTTAGAGGAGCCCGTCATCCTCGCGGCCTACGCGATGGGACTGCTCGCCGTCTTCTTCACCGGGTTCTACACCTTCCGGATGGTCTTCCTGACCTTCCACGGCGAACCCCGCACCGAGACGGCCGAGGATCCACACGGCGTCGGCTGGTCGATCAAGGCGCCGCTGGTCGTCCTCGGACTCCTCGCGGCCCTCGTCGGCTTCGTCAACCTCGCGCCGATCGCCAAGGTCGCGGGGATGGACATCACGTTCCTCGAGTACTGGCTCGACGGTGAGTACGGCTACGTCGAGGGACTGACCTACCACCACTACCACGAGATGGTGGCCTTCGAAGAGGGGTACATCGGCTCCGAGACGACGACGATGCTGCTCAGCGCCGGCCTCTCGCTGGGACTGGCGCTGGCCGGCGCGTTCGCGGCGCACACGCTGTACAACGTCCCCGAACCGAAGCGACACACGACGAAAATCGGCGGCGCCTACACCGTCCTGCGGCACAACTACTACCAGGACGAGTACCAGGTCTGGCTCGCCGAGGGACTCACGCTGCCGCTTGCCCGGACGGCCGATCTCTTCGACCGGTCGGTTATCGACGGCGCCGTCAACGGCGTCTCGGGCGCCAGCCTGTTCGGCAGTAGCTGGGTGAAACGCATCCAAACGGGGCTCGTGACGAACTACGCGGCACTGATCGTGGCCGGGTTCATCGCGTTGCTCCTCGGTCTCGGACTCTACGGAGGGTGGTTCTGA
- a CDS encoding NADH-quinone oxidoreductase subunit J, which produces MLETIAFAAFAFVTIASALGVVLLEEPWHAALLLGVALMSIAVHFVMLAAEFVAMMQILVYVGGVLVLITFAVMLTQREETASDSDSDEVVRT; this is translated from the coding sequence ATGTTGGAAACAATCGCCTTCGCGGCCTTCGCGTTCGTGACGATCGCCAGCGCGCTGGGCGTGGTCCTCCTCGAGGAGCCCTGGCACGCGGCGTTGTTACTCGGCGTCGCGCTGATGAGCATCGCGGTCCACTTCGTGATGCTCGCCGCCGAGTTCGTCGCGATGATGCAGATCCTCGTCTACGTCGGCGGGGTGCTGGTCCTCATCACGTTCGCCGTGATGCTCACCCAGCGCGAGGAAACGGCGTCCGACTCAGACTCCGACGAGGTGGTGCGGACATGA
- a CDS encoding NADH-quinone oxidoreductase subunit N, producing the protein MAVYQLPQWAALAPALILALTGLVLFLVDSISPRSTDRTLLAGTAAVGALASLGVAVWFTAAGVGTPTIDGGEGVIEVFDGQFVVDQLALYFTIVVTIVTALIVVASYDYLAGHTYQAEYYSLVVLASTGMATVAAANSLVTIFIALELTSLPSYALVAILKDNRGSVEAGLKYFLIGALSSAIFVYGISLVYGATGVLQLDSIAEVIADGGADGFGGLLGLGILMLLGGIAFKTASVPFHFWAPEAYEGAPAPISAFLSSASKAAGFVIAFRVFNVAFPLGEIGSVIGFDWTVAFVVLAIVTMTVGNFAAATQENVKRMLAYSSIGHAGYALIGLAGLSADGGELVMGAALMHLLVYGFMNTGAFLFVALAEHWGVGRTFEDYNGLSSQAPVACTAMAVFLFSLAGIPPFGGFFSKYFLFTGALEAATANAAMLAVAAALVVNSALSLYYYSRLVKALWIEDPPATRDRLGQPTGLYAAIVVAAVMTIVILPGFGPVAEAATGAAEALVN; encoded by the coding sequence ATGGCGGTCTATCAACTCCCACAGTGGGCCGCGCTGGCCCCGGCGCTAATCTTGGCGCTGACCGGGCTGGTGTTGTTCCTCGTGGACAGCATCTCGCCGCGGTCGACCGACCGAACGCTGCTGGCCGGCACCGCGGCCGTCGGCGCGCTGGCCTCGCTCGGCGTCGCCGTCTGGTTTACCGCCGCCGGCGTCGGCACGCCGACCATCGACGGCGGCGAGGGCGTCATCGAGGTCTTCGACGGCCAGTTCGTCGTCGACCAGCTGGCGCTGTACTTCACGATCGTCGTCACCATCGTGACGGCGCTGATCGTCGTCGCCAGCTACGACTACCTGGCGGGTCACACCTACCAGGCCGAGTACTACTCGCTGGTCGTCCTCGCGTCGACCGGGATGGCGACCGTCGCGGCCGCCAACAGCCTCGTGACGATCTTCATCGCCCTCGAGCTGACGAGTCTGCCGTCCTACGCCCTCGTGGCGATCTTGAAGGACAACCGCGGCAGCGTCGAGGCCGGGCTGAAGTACTTCCTGATCGGCGCGCTCTCCTCGGCGATCTTCGTCTACGGGATTTCGCTGGTCTACGGCGCGACCGGCGTTCTCCAGTTGGACAGCATCGCAGAAGTTATCGCCGACGGCGGCGCCGACGGCTTCGGCGGCCTGCTCGGACTGGGCATCCTCATGTTGCTCGGCGGGATCGCGTTCAAGACCGCCAGCGTGCCGTTCCACTTCTGGGCGCCCGAGGCCTACGAGGGCGCCCCCGCACCGATCAGCGCGTTCCTTTCCTCGGCCTCGAAGGCCGCCGGCTTCGTGATCGCGTTCCGCGTGTTCAACGTGGCCTTCCCGCTGGGCGAGATCGGGAGCGTGATCGGCTTCGACTGGACGGTCGCCTTCGTCGTGCTCGCGATCGTCACCATGACGGTCGGGAACTTCGCGGCGGCGACTCAGGAGAACGTCAAGCGGATGCTCGCCTACTCGTCGATCGGCCACGCCGGCTACGCCCTGATCGGGCTTGCGGGCCTCTCGGCCGACGGCGGCGAACTCGTCATGGGCGCGGCGCTGATGCACCTGCTCGTCTACGGCTTCATGAACACGGGCGCGTTCCTGTTCGTCGCGCTGGCCGAGCACTGGGGCGTCGGCCGCACCTTCGAGGACTACAACGGCCTCTCGTCGCAGGCGCCGGTCGCCTGCACGGCGATGGCCGTCTTCCTGTTCAGTCTCGCCGGGATTCCGCCGTTCGGCGGCTTCTTCAGCAAGTACTTCCTCTTCACCGGCGCCCTCGAGGCGGCGACGGCGAACGCGGCGATGCTGGCCGTGGCCGCCGCGCTCGTGGTCAACAGCGCGCTCTCGCTGTACTACTACTCGCGGCTGGTCAAGGCGCTGTGGATCGAGGACCCGCCGGCGACGCGCGATCGGCTCGGACAGCCGACGGGGCTCTACGCGGCGATCGTCGTCGCCGCCGTGATGACGATCGTCATCCTCCCCGGCTTCGGTCCGGTCGCCGAGGCCGCCACCGGAGCCGCGGAGGCGCTCGTCAACTGA
- the nuoK gene encoding NADH-quinone oxidoreductase subunit NuoK has product MTVAVEYYVLLSMAVFCIGLMGVLTRRNALLFLMSVELMLNAANINLIAFAFYHGNLTGQVFALFTMALAAAEVAVGLGIILVLYRNFRDVDVTVPTTMRW; this is encoded by the coding sequence GTGACGGTCGCCGTCGAGTACTACGTCCTGCTGTCGATGGCCGTCTTCTGTATCGGGCTCATGGGAGTCCTGACGCGTCGGAACGCACTGCTGTTCCTGATGTCCGTCGAACTCATGCTGAACGCGGCGAACATCAATCTGATCGCGTTCGCGTTCTACCACGGCAACCTCACCGGGCAGGTGTTCGCGCTGTTCACCATGGCGCTGGCCGCCGCGGAGGTCGCCGTCGGACTCGGGATCATCCTGGTGCTGTATCGCAACTTCCGTGACGTCGACGTCACGGTTCCAACGACGATGAGGTGGTAA
- a CDS encoding NADH-quinone oxidoreductase subunit J: MTNRPRLRLGKTLVPGLLAVGLFALMALIVLNTPFEPMADGGFEAESITAAIGYALFDLEALQQDAGVVGTEPFLAAFLLIAVALDAALDASLVLAKREESGEPVSPLSSTSPDDAGTGARPATDSSGFGGSEPTATDGGRSETAADERSNGGDRR, from the coding sequence ATGACGAACCGACCGCGACTCCGACTCGGGAAGACGCTCGTACCCGGGCTGCTCGCCGTCGGGCTGTTCGCGCTGATGGCGCTGATCGTCCTCAACACGCCGTTCGAGCCGATGGCCGACGGCGGCTTCGAGGCCGAATCGATCACCGCCGCAATCGGCTACGCGCTGTTCGACCTCGAGGCGCTCCAGCAGGACGCGGGCGTGGTGGGAACCGAACCGTTCCTCGCGGCCTTCCTGCTGATCGCGGTCGCGCTCGACGCGGCGCTGGACGCCTCCCTGGTCCTCGCGAAACGCGAGGAGTCGGGCGAACCCGTCTCGCCGCTCTCGAGTACGAGCCCCGACGACGCCGGCACCGGCGCCCGTCCGGCGACCGACTCGAGCGGGTTCGGCGGTTCGGAGCCGACGGCGACCGACGGCGGCCGATCCGAGACCGCAGCGGACGAGCGCTCGAACGGAGGTGACCGTCGGTGA
- a CDS encoding complex I subunit 1/NuoH family protein, which produces MVGGYATAPLQNGDTILLPERIGELTGLDGFGVGGELLATFLAAFVIGNLMLAMTGVAGPWAKRKITAAFTDRIAVNRLGPGGIFIILADAVRLLSKELVVPENADRPAYDLAPIVVAGSALLGFAVIPMGSGVHLADPEVGLAYVFAVSGIASLGLVMAGYSSANKYSLIGGLRAVAQNIAYEIPLVVTGMSVVIFAGTLQMSEIVAAQAEPLVSFAGLDIPRWYAVVNPFAFVLFLVANFAEVGRNPFDTPEAPTEIVAGYQTEYSSVYFVLIYLGEFLHIFLGGGIIATIFLGGPAGPGPAELGIVWFIVKIWAIFLLTQWLRSAVPRVRIDQLIEIGWKGLLVLSFANLILTAVIVGVLA; this is translated from the coding sequence ATGGTGGGTGGATACGCGACGGCGCCGCTCCAGAACGGCGACACGATCTTGCTCCCCGAGCGGATCGGCGAGCTAACGGGGTTAGACGGCTTCGGCGTCGGGGGCGAACTGCTCGCGACGTTCCTCGCCGCGTTCGTCATCGGGAACCTGATGCTGGCGATGACCGGCGTCGCCGGCCCGTGGGCGAAGCGAAAGATCACCGCCGCGTTCACCGACCGGATCGCGGTCAACCGGCTCGGACCGGGGGGGATCTTCATCATCCTCGCCGACGCCGTTCGCCTCCTGTCGAAGGAGTTGGTCGTTCCCGAGAACGCCGACCGACCGGCCTACGACCTCGCGCCGATCGTCGTCGCGGGCTCGGCCCTGCTCGGCTTCGCCGTGATCCCGATGGGCAGCGGCGTCCACCTCGCCGATCCCGAAGTCGGACTGGCGTACGTCTTCGCCGTCTCGGGGATCGCGAGCCTCGGACTGGTGATGGCCGGCTACTCCTCGGCGAACAAGTACTCGCTGATCGGCGGCCTCCGCGCGGTGGCACAGAACATCGCCTACGAGATCCCGCTGGTCGTCACCGGGATGTCGGTCGTGATCTTCGCCGGCACCCTCCAGATGAGCGAGATCGTCGCGGCCCAGGCCGAGCCGCTGGTTTCGTTCGCCGGCCTGGACATCCCGCGGTGGTACGCGGTGGTCAACCCGTTCGCGTTCGTCCTCTTCCTGGTCGCGAATTTCGCGGAAGTCGGCCGTAACCCGTTCGACACGCCGGAAGCGCCGACCGAGATCGTCGCCGGGTACCAGACCGAGTACTCCTCGGTCTACTTCGTGCTGATCTACCTCGGGGAGTTCCTCCACATCTTCCTCGGGGGCGGGATCATCGCGACGATCTTCCTCGGCGGTCCGGCCGGACCCGGGCCGGCGGAACTCGGCATCGTCTGGTTCATCGTCAAGATCTGGGCGATATTCCTCCTGACCCAGTGGCTCCGCTCGGCGGTGCCCCGGGTCCGGATCGACCAACTGATCGAGATCGGCTGGAAGGGACTGCTCGTCCTTTCCTTCGCGAACCTCATCCTCACCGCAGTGATCGTGGGGGTCCTAGCATGA
- a CDS encoding complex I subunit 4 family protein — protein sequence MMIEALIAVALIGALVTFVAPNRVAGKLAFAISLVPAALSLWMFTAFDGSGNALLDGSLAFESHLEWIQLGEYSIEWFVGLDGISLPLVVMTTILCSLAILSSWTPIDSRESQFYGLVLFIEANLIGVFSALDFFVWFIFWEAVLIPMYLLIGVWGGPDRKYAAIKFFVYTNVASLLMFGSFIALVFGLGDAVTSFALPDVADAMVNGGVQSSVFGIDPGTFTALVFIALFLGFAVKVPVVPFHTWLPDAHVQAPTPASVLLAGVLLKMGTYALLRFNFTMFPEQVETYAVPIAAVAVISVIYGAMLALAQTDLKRIVAYSSVSSMGYVILGLIAYTQFGVGGATFQMVSHGLISGLMFMSVGVIYNVTHTRSVEEMSGLADRMPIAVGILVAGAFGYMGLPLMSGFHGEFTIFFGAFQADFAYAPLFTALAMFGIVIVAGYLLFALQRTVFGPYHLETDYDVGRAPLHDIAPMFVLLALIIALGVAPELIFDMITDAVDPILNGGDL from the coding sequence ATGATGATCGAAGCACTGATCGCGGTCGCACTGATCGGCGCGCTCGTCACGTTCGTCGCGCCGAATCGCGTCGCCGGGAAACTGGCCTTCGCCATCAGCCTCGTGCCGGCCGCGCTCAGCCTGTGGATGTTCACCGCCTTCGACGGCAGCGGCAACGCCCTGCTCGACGGTAGCCTCGCCTTCGAATCCCACCTCGAGTGGATCCAGCTGGGCGAGTACTCGATCGAGTGGTTCGTCGGCCTCGACGGCATCAGCCTGCCGCTCGTGGTCATGACGACGATCCTCTGCTCGCTGGCGATCCTGAGCTCGTGGACGCCGATCGACAGCCGCGAGTCCCAGTTCTACGGGCTCGTGCTGTTCATCGAGGCGAACCTGATCGGCGTCTTCTCGGCGCTGGATTTCTTCGTCTGGTTCATCTTCTGGGAGGCCGTCCTCATCCCGATGTACCTGCTGATCGGGGTCTGGGGCGGTCCGGACCGGAAGTACGCCGCGATCAAGTTCTTCGTCTACACGAACGTGGCGTCGCTGCTGATGTTCGGGTCGTTCATCGCGCTCGTCTTCGGCCTCGGCGACGCCGTGACGAGCTTCGCGCTGCCGGACGTCGCCGACGCGATGGTCAACGGTGGCGTCCAGTCGAGCGTCTTCGGTATCGATCCGGGCACGTTCACGGCGCTCGTGTTCATCGCGCTGTTCCTCGGCTTCGCCGTGAAGGTGCCGGTGGTCCCGTTCCACACGTGGCTGCCCGACGCCCACGTGCAGGCCCCGACGCCCGCCTCCGTGCTGCTCGCGGGCGTGCTCCTGAAGATGGGGACCTACGCCCTGCTGCGGTTCAACTTCACGATGTTCCCGGAGCAGGTCGAGACCTACGCCGTGCCGATCGCGGCCGTCGCGGTCATCAGCGTCATCTACGGCGCGATGCTGGCGCTGGCCCAGACGGACCTAAAGCGGATCGTCGCCTACTCCTCGGTCTCCTCGATGGGGTACGTGATCCTCGGACTGATCGCCTACACCCAGTTCGGGGTCGGCGGGGCGACGTTCCAGATGGTCTCCCACGGGCTGATCTCCGGACTGATGTTCATGTCGGTCGGCGTCATCTACAACGTCACGCACACCCGCAGCGTCGAGGAGATGTCCGGGCTGGCCGACCGGATGCCGATCGCCGTCGGCATCCTCGTCGCCGGCGCCTTCGGCTACATGGGGCTGCCGCTGATGTCCGGCTTCCACGGCGAGTTCACCATCTTCTTCGGCGCCTTCCAGGCCGACTTCGCCTACGCGCCGCTGTTTACGGCGCTTGCGATGTTCGGCATCGTCATCGTCGCCGGCTACCTGCTCTTCGCGCTCCAGCGGACCGTCTTCGGCCCGTATCACCTGGAAACCGACTACGACGTGGGCCGCGCGCCGCTGCACGACATCGCGCCGATGTTCGTGTTGCTCGCGCTCATCATCGCCCTCGGCGTAGCCCCCGAACTGATATTCGACATGATAACCGACGCAGTCGATCCGATCCTGAACGGAGGTGACCTGTAA
- a CDS encoding NuoI/complex I 23 kDa subunit family protein, whose translation MIGILKSMATTMKHALDGSTFTVEYPETAPDVSPRFRGVHKFSQERCIWCRQCENVCPNDTIQIVTNDQRQGEQYNLHIGQCVYCRLCEEVCPVDAILLTQNFEFTADTKHDFVYNKEQLKAVPWYKDIDPLESREPDRGAWIGEGEGEVDYQ comes from the coding sequence ATGATCGGAATTCTCAAATCAATGGCCACGACGATGAAGCACGCACTGGACGGGTCGACCTTCACGGTCGAGTACCCCGAGACAGCACCGGACGTCTCCCCGCGGTTCAGGGGCGTCCACAAGTTCAGCCAGGAGCGGTGTATCTGGTGTCGGCAGTGTGAGAACGTCTGTCCGAACGACACGATCCAGATCGTGACGAACGATCAGCGACAGGGCGAACAGTACAACCTCCACATCGGGCAGTGCGTCTACTGCCGGCTCTGCGAGGAGGTCTGCCCCGTCGACGCCATCCTGCTGACCCAGAACTTCGAGTTCACGGCGGACACGAAACACGACTTCGTCTACAACAAGGAGCAGCTGAAAGCGGTACCGTGGTACAAGGACATCGACCCGCTCGAGTCGCGCGAACCCGACCGGGGCGCGTGGATCGGCGAGGGCGAAGGAGAGGTCGACTACCAGTAA